A stretch of the Musa acuminata AAA Group cultivar baxijiao chromosome BXJ2-7, Cavendish_Baxijiao_AAA, whole genome shotgun sequence genome encodes the following:
- the LOC135616888 gene encoding homeobox-leucine zipper protein HAT5-like, with translation MMEGRIDESSGMAVLFTTDGICTNAIEALLAPGSFAGGCPGSQFMVNSDGSHGNTLKFGLEETADDDLDEYPQRPGKKRRLTADQVEFLEKNFEVENKLEPERKLQLAKDLGLKPRQVAIWFQNRRARWKAKQLEKGYESLKSSYDSLKLDHDNLLKENEKLQAEVVLLTSKLLQEEKDSSSWESFQLRICPDKLQPGIDAQVRLCKQEDFSSANSAVLESESPQHVDDGGYSNQSQVVGCCGFLRPERHSCSNEFQVEDQALWFWP, from the exons ATGATGGAAGGAAGGATTGATGAGAGTTCCGGTATGGCAGTCTTGTTCACCACCGACGGGATTTGCACCAATGCCATCGAGGCGTTGCTTGCTCCGGGATCCTTTGCCGGTGGATGTCCTG GGTCGCAATTCATGGTGAATTCCGATGGCAGTCACGGGAACACTCTCAAGTTTGGGCTGGAGGAAACTGCTGATGATGACTTGGACGAGTACCCTCAGCGGCCGGGGAAGAAAAGGCGGCTGACGGCCGACCAAGTCGAGTTCCTGGAGAAGAACTTCGAGGTTGAGAACAAGCTTGAGCCGGAGAGGAAACTTCAACTCGCCAAGGACCTCGGCCTGAAACCTAGACAGGTCGCCATATGGTTCCAGAACCGCCGTGCACGGTGGAAGGCAAAGCAGCTTGAGAAGGGGTATGAATCCCTGAAGTCCAGCTACGACTCCCTCAAGCTTGATCATGATAACCTGCTCAAGGAGAATGAGAAACTCCAGGCTGAG GTGGTTCTTCTCACTAGCAAGCTTCTCCAAGAAGAGAAGGATAGCAGCAGTTGGGAATCGTTCCAACTAAGGATCTGCCCTGACAAGCTGCAACCAGGAATAGATGCTCAGGTCAGGCTCTGCAAGCAAGAAGACTTCAGCTCTGCCAACAGCGCTGTGTTAGAGTCGGAGAGCCCTCAGCATGTCGACGATGGTGGATACTCCAACCAATCTCAAGTCGTGGGTTGTTGTGGCTTCCTCAGGCCCGAGCGCCATTCATGCAGCAATGAGTTCCAGGTGGAGGATCAAGCCTTGTGGTTCTGGCCCTGA
- the LOC103991197 gene encoding pectate lyase-like — MEYRPRFFFFSLLFLASAAFTSAHIANYDEYWQKKAALARSHANNAYNPNPESVTHHFNEAVMRDLASNSTRRGLRGKMRNEDGACQATNPIDRCFRCQSNWVHHRKRLATCAKGFGRHATGGKNGDFYVVTDSSDVDLVNPRNGTLRHAVIQDRPLWIVFAHDMLIRLTEELIINSNKTIDGRGANVQIAYGAGLTIQFVHNVIVHNIRIHDIKAGNGGMIRDSEEHYGLRTRSDGDGISIFGASNIWIDHVSMSNCMDGLIDAIEGSTAITISNSHFTQHNDVMLFGASDAFSGDAIMQITVAFNHFGKGLVQRMPRCRWGFVHVVNNDYTHWMMYAVGGSQHPTILSQGNRFIAPPTLFAKEVTKREYSPEPVWKQWSWRSEGDLMANGAFFVESGAPITKPYADLIKAKPGSFVTRLTRFAGSRPCVPNQPC; from the exons ATGGAGTACAGGCCgcggttcttcttcttctccctcctcttcctggCTTCCGCCGCCTTCACCAGTGCTCACATCGCCAACTACGACGAGTACTGGCAGAAGAAGGCTGCGCTAGCGCGTTCCCACGCCAACAATGCCTACAACCCCAACCCTGAGTCTGTGACCCATCATTTCAATGAGGCGGTCATGAG GGACCTGGCGAGTAACAGCACCAGGAGGGGCCTTCGCGGCAAGATGAGGAACGAGGACGGCGCATGCCAGGCGACGAACCCCATCGATCGGTGCTTCAGGTGCCAATCGAACTGGGTTCACCACCGCAAGAGGCTGGCCACCTGCGCCAAGGGCTTCGGCCGCCACGCCACCGGAGGGAAGAACGGGGACTTCTATGTCGTCACCGACTCGTCCGATGTCGACCTCGTCAACCCTCGGAATGGCACACTCCGCCATGCTGTCATCCAAGACAGGCCTCTCTGGATCGTCTTCGCCCATGACATGCTCATCCGCCTCACCGAGGAGCTCATCATCAACAGCAACAAGACCATCGATGGCCGGGGGGCGAACGTCCAGATCGCGTACGGCGCCGGCCTCACCATCCAGTTCGTACACAATGTCATCGTCCACAACATCCGCATCCACGACATCAAGGCCGGCAATGGCGGCATGATCCGGGATTCCGAGGAGCACTACGGCCTGCGGACCCGGAGCGACGGCGACGGCATATCCATCTTCGGCGCTAGCAACATCTGGATCGACCACGTCTCCATGTCCAACTGCATGGACGGGCTCATCGATGCCATCGAAGGCTCCACCGCCATCACCATCTCCAATAGCCACTTCACCCAACACAACGAC GTGATGTTGTTCGGTGCTAGCGATGCATTCTCGGGAGATGCAATAATGCAGATCACGGTTGCTTTCAACCACTTCGGGAAAGGGCTTGTTCAGAGAATGCCAAG ATGCCGATGGGGTTTCGTCCATGTGGTGAACAATGACTACACACACTGGATGATGTATGCCGTCGGCGGTAGCCAACACCCTACCATCCTCAGCCAAGGGAACCGATTCATTGCTCCACCCACCCTTTTCGCCAAGGAG GTGACCAAGAGGGAGTACTCACCAGAGCCAGTATGGAAGCAGTGGTCATGGAGATCTGAGGGTGACCTGATGGCGAACGGAGCATTCTTCGTGGAGTCAGGAGCTCCAATTACCAAGCCCTACGCGGATCTCATCAAGGCCAAGCCGGGAAGTTTCGTGACCAGGCTCACACGCTTCGCCGGCTCTCGCCCCTGTGTTCCCAACCAGCCATGTTAA
- the LOC135616887 gene encoding mitochondrial outer membrane protein porin 1-like, protein MGPGLYSDIGKKARDLLYKDYQTDQKFTLTTYTLNGIAISASGTKKNELIFGELQSQLKNKNISFDVKATSDSKLLTTVTVDELATPGLRSIFNFIIPDQQLGKVELQYLHDYVGVTAAVGLTANPIVNLSGVVGTNVYSVGADVSFDTATGNFIKCNGGLSVINADLIASLTVNDKGDTINASYYHLVSPLSSTAVGAELTHNFSTNENSLTFGTQHALDPLTIVKARLNNYGKASALIQHEWRPKSFFTISGEMDSKAIEKGAKVGLALVLRP, encoded by the exons CGAGAG ATCTTCTTTACAAAGACTACCAGACGGACCAGAAGTTCACTCTGACCACCTACACTTTGAATGGAATC GCTATCTCTGCATCAGGCACAAAGAAAAATGAACTGATCTTCGGTGAGCTTCAGTCTCAGCTGAAGAATAAAAATATCAGTTTTGATGTTAAAGCCACTTCAGACTCTAAG CTTCTTACAACTGTCACAGTTGATGAACTTGCAACACCTGGGTTGAGATCAATTTTCAATTTTATCATACCGGATCAGCAGTTGGGAAAG GTTGAGCTGCAATACCTGCATGATTATGTGGGTGTAACTGCTGCTGTTGGATTGACTGCCAACCCTATTGTCAACCTTTCTGGAGTGGTTGGAACTAATGTCTACTCTGTCGGAGCTGATGTGTCATTTGATACTGCAACAGGAAACTTCATCAAGTGTAATGGAGGGTTGAGTGTCATCAATGCTGATCTTATTGCCTCATTAACTGT AAATGACAAGGGAGACACCATAAACGCCTCCTATTACCACCTGGTGAGCCCATTATCCAGTACTGCAGTTGGGGCAGAGCTAACTCACAATTTCTCGACCAACGAGAACAGCCTAACCTTTGGGACTCAACATGCCCTGGACCCCCTTACCATTGTCAAGGCTCGCCTCAACAATTATGGCAAAGCTAGTGCACTGATCCAACATGAGTGGAGGCCGAAATCATTCTTCACCATCTCTGGGGAGATGGACTCAAAAGCCATTGAGAAGGGTGCTAAGGTTGGGCTGGCCTTGGTCCTCAGGCCCTAA